The Clarias gariepinus isolate MV-2021 ecotype Netherlands chromosome 20, CGAR_prim_01v2, whole genome shotgun sequence genome includes the window aaaaaactttagttgagCGCGGAGCGGAGTGAACACACTCGGTCTCGTGCACTGATGCTAGAAGAGTTTGGCGCCTCATAGACAGGACGgagcaaaaatttaaaaagtgaaggTAGAGGAAAGATACATAGCGGAGGCTGCTGGGTCTTGGtgcgtgtctcttactggtataatcaacatctgtgcacgcgtgtactgtttactataacactgtgaccacgtgtgtgtgtaatacaTGTTTTAGTTTGTGCAAgtatgtgtaaagcaaaagcaagtttcattagagacgataaaaaaacatgttctcTCTTTGCTCAAGGCCTAGCCTGCTCTTTGGCTGctgacccctcctactttcaccttcacacacacactttctctctgctcttcaCAGAAACACTTCTTTGTCGcatttcttttcaaaggtaaagtgcaggttaatttgttttatttttactttactgcagtgattctgtaagtatttttaaaaattaaatttggtttacgagtgttgctcgtaatccaaggttccactgtatatatttgacagatgtaaagcatacatgtctgttttttgttagtccatttttattttattattataacagctcaaggagcaacatgtttgtgcactttctaaagattttagttctgtttttaaataaagtgttggaaatgaatgctttgataattttttatttgattaatcgaagaaaaaaaagattaattggGCATTAAAATAATCGCTAGTTGCATCCCTAAAGGCAAGTTATTTGTCCATGAATTTAACAAAAGATATTGTTGCTTTACACAAACAAGGGAcgtggtttttaaaaaaaaaaaccttaaagatACTAAATGTTCCTAGAAATATAGTGGGAAGCCTATTATGCaagtttaataaagttaaagCCACAGTGGCTACACTACCTGGACATAAAAGAGAGATTAAGCCATCCCCTTCTACTACCAGATTCCTGAGGACGCAAGTGTTGAAAAAACCTTAAATGATTGCAAACAGATTACAGACAGATTTGGTGGCAGCAGGCACtaaatttttactttgtacTATAAGATGCAGTGTGTAGAGGGCAAGATGGATTTAGTCAAGTATCCTTGAAGAAAACTTTATGCCATCTGTGAGGAAATTAAAACTTTGGTGTCATTAGACCTTCCAACAGGACAAGCATACTTCAAAATCCACCAAGGCTTGGTTACAGGTGAAGTCCTGAAGGGTTCTAGAGTCGCCATCACAGTTGCCTAACttaaattcaaaagaaaaaatttaaaagcatcTGCCGCGCTCAAACCAAGAAATCTTATTAAACTAGGGACCATTATTTAAGAGAAGTCGGCTCAGACCCCTTTAGAAATACTGCCAGAAGCTAGCGTCTCTCTATACATCGTGTTCGCAACAGGTCAGAAAGCTAAATGGGGCTCTATTAAGTACTAAAGATGTTTGTTATCAAAGGGTAAAACTATACATAAGATGCATTTAGATTAAAATTTTGcatgaaatataaaattgttTGCTTCTTGCTTAGGCTATTTTTGTCTCCATTTTGTTTTTGCCACAGAGGAACAGTATGTAACATACTCATAAGCCAGGAGATGCCTCAAAGCCAGCCAGTTATTTTCAACCCTGATTTCTATGTGGAGAAGCTGAGGCATGAGAAGCCGCAGGTTTTCACCGAGCTGCTGCTGAGTAACATAAGCAGGCTCATTGATTTACCTGGAGCAGAATTTGCACAGCTCCAGGGAGAGGCAGAACTCAAGCTTCCTACTTCCACAGGCTTCCTGCGCCTACCCAACTTCCTGAAGCGTAAAGGTAAGCAAAAAACGAACAATCTTACAAGCAGTGCCGCTAACCATTTAGAGGGGAAGGTACGAGGGGCGTTTAGGACAAACCAAAGCCTTGTGATAAAATGTCTGGTAAATGAAGGTGAAAAATCgtcatttacaaaagactttgagcatggttacaatgatgagactcttagccacaatAAACCATTTGAACAATAAAAACTTTTAGTTAAGGCCTAAAAGTATGTAAATGATGTCGAACGTACACtatcgttcaaaagttttacaacacttgcaaatttctttttttttgtttagtgatttattttctacattctacaacaatactggggatttcaaaactataaaataacacatatggaattaggtaattacataacaacaagaaaaacaacggttagttgttattttaagacacagaggtcagcctttctgtaatagttcttgcaagaacagtattgtcaagtgcatttgcaaaatccgtcaagcaccataatgaaactggctctcatgaaggccatcccaggagggcgagaccaaatcctacctctgccgcagacgagaagttcatttagagttatcaattaacagcacctcagattagaggcgttataaagtctttacagagcataagtagcagaaacatctcaatatcaactgttcaaaggagattaatgcattttttggatgccttcagcattcttttataatgtagaaagaaataaaaatcaggaaccatcatggagttagaaagtgttttaaaacttttgaacggtagtttatgtccgatcatggctctggaaCTGGTacagagaaaactttctaccttgatggtatccaagcagcAGTAAAACACAAAGATTATGTGCATTAGTTTAAtgtcttttgaaaaataaaggtggttttactctcataactgtgtttttaTAATCTACACACTTCAAAGTACCTGTTGGACCTGAACACCCTTTGTAGTTAATACACAGTTCAAAAATCTCTAGAAGTCACTAGATGGAGTCAAATACTAGTTGTATTGTCATGTTTTTCTGCCTATTAAACGTTAAGTTCAAAACTTAACTTCCAAACTAGGAATTTCCAAAGACAGCATAGAAAATGATTAAGTGATCGCACATGGGCAGAAGTgctgttatactgaatatcagctTGACTCTGATTTGTATTTCCTATAGTAGTAAGTATTTCCTACAGACCGTCTCGCACCTGCTTACAATGTCGTCAAGCTGCTGTTTTATTCTTGCAcgtttgtgcattttttcaaGCAAAATGTGCTCACAGCATCATGACTGTGTTTGACTAAATAACTAATATTTTAGATGCAATGTGGacaaatattttgtaaatttttgcTCCATCAATGGAAATTGTTCTCAAAAGAGCATTAGCTGGATAGATTGCTGCATATACAGTGGGTacagaaagtattcagacccccttaaattaaaaaaaagaaaaactgaaatatcacatgggcctaagtattcagaccctttgctgtgacactcgtatatttaactcaggtggtgtccatttcttctgatcatccttgaaaTGGATCTACACCTTTATTTGtgtccagctgtgtttgattataattggacttgattaggaaagccacacacttgtctatataagaccttacagctcacaatgcatgtcagagcaaatgagaatcatgaagtcaaaggaactgcctgaagatcccaaagatcactgtggctgagctccagagatgcagtcgggagatggttgactttctacaactttctcccatcACCTCCGACAGTCGAAGCTTTTATAATAAGAGTGGCCCGACGGAAGCCTCTCCTCagtgcaagacacattaaaaaaacacctgaaggactccaagatggtgagaaataagattctctggtctgatgaggccaagatagaacttttttggccttaattctaagcggtatgtgtggagaaaaccaggcactgctcatcacctgtccagtacagtcccaacagtgaagcatggtggtggcagcatcatgctgtgggggtgtttttcagctgcagggacaggacgaacagggatatcctggacgaaaaccttcagagtgctcaggacctcagactgggtCAAAGGTTTATCTTTCAACAAGACAaagaccctaagcacacagctaaaataacaaaGGAGCGTCTTCACAACACCTCTGTGACTGTTCTtaaatggcccagccagagccctgacttaaacccaattgagcatctctggagagacctaaaaatggctgtccatcaatatttaccatccaacctgacagaactggagaggatctgcaagaaggaatggcagaggatccccaaatacagatgtgaaaaacttgttgcatctttcccaaaaagactcatgactgtattagatcaaaagggtGCTTCTACAAAATAGTGAGCAAAGAGTCTAAATACGtaggcccatgtgatatttcattttttcatttttaataaatctgcaaaaaggacaacaattctgtgtttttctgccaatatggggtgctgtgtgtacattaatgaggggaaaaaaaattaacttaaatgattttagcaaatggctgcaatataaaaaagagtgaaatatatattatattaaatattagctCCTTTGGAACTGCACTCGACCAGTTAAAGTCAAGTGATTTGGCATGATGTAAAACTTAACACTTTCAGATTCAAACTTATTTTTGACAAAAATCATCTTATGATTTATGGTACAACACATTAATGAAAGTTGAGAAGTCGTTGAAATCTTTAAATAGAACAGAACAGTGCTTGGGACAATCAATAGTTGGGAGCGTTGGCTTACATACACCGATCAGCAATGACATTACAACCACCCGGCTAATATTAAGTACTGCTAAGGAAAATAGCTCTGACTTATTGAGGTATGGCCTATGAAGGGTTGTACTTGGCAACAACATTTATGTAGGTGGTATATGTTGACTTGCCTTGGgcttcccatgaccctgttacTGCTGGTTCACTGGTTGTCcctccttggaccacttttgctactaaccactgcataccgaaaacattccacaagacATGCCATTTGGGAGATGCTCCAATGTCCAGCGATCACAGTTTGGCTCTTGTCAAAGTTGCTCAGATTCTTGCACTTTTCATTCTTCTTACTGTTCACTTGCTGACTAAAATACTATATTCTATTCCTTGACGAGTTAAACATGACTATATTCTCTTAAACAAAACTGTGTTAAACAGCGACTATCGATAACTTTTAAAGCATCTTAAAGATTACACAAATCtcagttcatgttttttttaaaactattaaataaaaccaatccacgtgagagagagagagagagagagagagagagagagaaactgtcGGGAAGATGATGAGTTATGTACCTTCTAATAATCCTTGTGCACAGTTTATTAAACTGGGAGCATGAATAAAGTCAGTTTATTAATCTTTGTGCACggtttgttgatttatttttttcagctcGACACCTCTTGGTCACTATACACTGGCCAATAAAACTGAGCAACTCTTGTAAAAGTGCAACCTATTTTTAACTGAAATTATTGCAACAGAGAACAGAAAGGATGTCGAGGTGGGGGTGTTTTCTCACCAAGAATTTGCTGTTGTCTGGCAGTCTTTGTAGTGTGGtgaagacaattttttttaaatgtagatatttaTGAACTACTCCTCGCTTTGGTTTATATTGATTTAacgttcaattcaatttaaaaatggGAGCCCAGAAGAAGATGATAAATCAAATTTCGTGTGCTCTGTGTCACAGCAACCTGTAATTAAAATTCTGGCGCGAAGCACGTCAGGCTGGGGTGTTAGAGACAGCATTGCGTACGTGGCTACGCAAGACCTATGACATAGACTTGATTTACACTTTGGATGGGAGGGGTTGCATATTTGCACTTCCACATCAATCATTGGAACACGAGCCAATGGTGTATTCTTCCTGACAAAAAGTTCAGAAAGGTGAAGGTGTCACGTGTCTTGGAGGAATCATGTTTTAACCTTCATTCTTCATGGGTTCTAGATGCCTGTTTGGGGAGGCACATAAGATTAGGTAGGAATTGACTATGATTATATTAGGGAGAAATTTGGAGGAGGGGTGGGTGATGAAAGCTTGACAGCTGCTCCGATGTATCTGGGCaattatggtttaaaaaaacaacacaaaaacttaTTTCATATCAGTGGATATCACAATAatgaataattgaataaattaataattatttatcgTTTTTAATTAGCTATTTTAGTAAGCAGCAGGGGAAAAAGGTTTTATTAAACCgccttattataataaaaaaaaaattctttacacAAAGATTAGGAGGTACTAcccttaaataaaaacaaggatAATGGATGCATCTTACTTTGAGTCACATTAAATTAAGAAAGCAAGTAAATCAACAAATATACTGACATAACatcaataaaggaaataaacttttaaaatataaactgtaaaccAGTAAATACAGTATTCTAAGtgaactgtaaaaaaatttcGATGTATTCCTGTTTTTTGGTTGGAACAGTCCTACACAATTTACACACAACTGTGCTCAGATCTGGGTcagagcataaaaaaaaaaaaagctgccaaACTAACCTGccgatttctttatttttttatcctcaTCATCTCCCTCGCGCTGCTTCTGTTGTTGGACACATGTCGTCTTGCCCGAAATGACACAGTCTTGTGTACAGAAACTGCTTTTGGTTAAAATCATGAACAAATGACTACgttttataaaaaacattttagttgtATTTAtacgttatactgtatattgattttgtaatacatttgttttaaacGTTAATGGGTCTTGTGACTGCCATCGTGTCTTCTGGTCTCTTCCCCAGCTCGCGAAGAATCTTGGGATAGGTTAGGCCATGGATCATACACCGATGCCCCCCTTGTTTTCGGGAGAAAATAGGATGCATTTTAAGGAGACTTCGAATTGTGAAATCCTTAATAATGACTCTTTGACGTAAATCAGTTTTTAAAGGGGGAATGCCGCCCCTGAAACACAACAGTGGTCtcttaatgatgatgatgatgatgttgttaGTCTTCTGGCAAATCTCGTCGAGGGGTCAACTTGGCGGACCTTCAATCCggcacatatttttatttattcttttacgctggatgctttttcttaattttttaatgaaagacGCATTTATTGCAGTCTATAACTATCATTCTCTCTCCAAGGAATTATTCTAAAAGTTTTTATTCTGAGCTTTTTAGTCTGTGGCAGTAaaccaattttttaaacaacaaattcATTTcaatatatgttgttgttttttccttcagAGAAAGGAGTAATATTTGGAGCACCTTTAACAGAGGAAGGCATTGCCCAAATTTACCAGCTCATAGAGTACCTTGGAAAAAGTAAGAGATTTTCACACATAGTCCTCTGTTTCTTTACACCCTTTTTGCCAGATTTATACTGTGCTAATAAAATCACATGCAACTGTCTTAAGTTACTTTTGTTACATCCTGAGGTGCTTTAAAATTGAACTGTGTTTCAGCTTCTGTTTTTGCTGAAAGCTATCCACTTGAGGATATTTCTTGACCATAAAtggccaagaaaaaaaagtagacaGGCACTGAATCAGGAAGGGGAGTGAATAATTTATTCTAAAGCAGGTGGCTTTTCTTTTATGTGTCAGACCTACATGTGGAGGGCCTGTTCCGTGTGCCGGGGAACAGCATCAGACAGCAGGCGCTAAGGGAGCTGCTCAACAGTGGTGCAGATGTCGACCTGGACACAGGGGATTACCACCCACATGACGCGGCCACACTCCTAAAAGCTTTCCTGGGGGAGCTGCCCGAGCCGCTGTTGACTCATCGCCATTATCATGCACACCTCAAAATAGCCGGTACTCGCTTATTAACATGACAGTTTACCTCAGGGCTCCGAGGGATGACAAAAATACTTGTACAATAAgaatttccacattttatttagaCCAACTTGAAGCTAATAGGTTCTGTTGGTGCTAAATTTAGGAATAAAATGCTCTGTGGCTGTAATGAGTAGCAAaactatttactgtacatgttgaaACAATGAGCTTAATATTTAAACAGGTGATATTCATAAATCTGTAATGATGTGTCTGGCCTTTTTTGTTTCTCTGAAAAGATTTTGAGAATCCCCTATTTTTGAAAATAGATTAGGCAGTTTTTGGAACAAATTTCTATTTGTATCATTTACAGAAATCACATTGTTTGATGAGAAAGGTAACAAAACGTCTGTGCCGAACAAAGAACGTCAGCTAGAAGCGCTGCAGCTTCTCTTCATGCTGTTGCCTCCAGCCAACCGCAGCCTTCTCAAACTCTTGTTGGACCTGCTCTATCAGACCGCCAAgcagcaagaaaaaaacaaaatgtctgCCTTCAACCTGGCACTCATGTTCGCACCGCATATCATATGGCCCAAAAATGTAGGTCTGAGTTTTTCATCTCTCATTGTGTCATATTGTGTGCTATAGCCGTCTGAGCATCCGTCTGTTCACAGGTGACTGCAAATGACCTGCAAGACAACATGAATAAGCTGAACAACGGCATTGCGTTCCTTATCAAGCACTCCCAGAAGTTGTTTCGGGTACGGATTGAGTTAATTTGTATGAGTGGTCATCAGACATATGGCTATTGAAAGTAATTTCTTTCCATAAGTCACCTAATTAGTTGCAAATTAATTCTTAACTTCTTAAtgatttattctctttttttttttttccttcaaggcACCAGCATATATCAAAGACCATGCACGCACGCTCTTTCCCGGCCCAGAAACTCCTCAATCAAAGGTTGTAATTATGCAGTAGTGCACTTTAATTATCCATTGTCCGTGCAGtgatgtgaaataaaatgtttgtgttttttcgtTCCTCCTCTGATCGGTCACCTTGGATCATATTCTTTTCATTCTCATACACAAACATAATTATAACTTTTGTTCTTGAGTTGGTAGTGGAATTAATATTTGACTGGGTATGGGGGGCGATTTGCATATATATTATGTTTGTCTTTCATTACAGTGTAGTAAAGCACTGACCCCCTGTCTGTGATGGAACTTCAGAGTTGTCACACACATCTTTTAATACTTGTTCACTCACCGTGAAGAAAGCGAGCAGAATCTTAATCGCGTCTTCACACGTTACTTTAGGACGACTTGGAGCTGTGTGCTGGAGCCGGTGTTCGAGGCCTTCCCTCTAAAAGGAGCAGTGAGGAAGACTGTAGCGGGTGCCAGCAACACACACAGGAGGCTCTGCGTGATCTTTTTCAGCATGTCAGCAACATGCCTGAATCTACCAAGAAGAAGAAACTTATTCGACAGGTAACCCCTATACACTTATTCGACAGGTAATCGCTATACACGCTCTCAGCAACCCTGTTGTGTGTTGCATACATACACCGTAGTATAGGGAGAGAattccagattgaccctattccctATTATAACAATGTGTTTGTCAGAGTAGGAAGAGAAGTGCAGGAAGTGATGTACCCAACATGGCCACAGTTCAAGCCCCTGGTGGCAATGATTTGGGTTATGATCTagggttgctttagttgctaacctcagcaacattatgtagCAATAAAATGTAGTTATCTGATTACCCGAAATATTGTCCTATAAATGGATTTCCCCCCTGATGGAATGGTCAAATTCCAGGATTATTAAAGAGTGTTTCTGGGATCAtgagaaatgatttttttacacatgaattggcAATCAAATTGTACATGgtcatcaaaaataaaaagctaaagCTGGTTGAataattgatttttattattattattttggctgAACAATGTATGCAAGTAATAAAACAACAGGCCATGgcaaaatatatagtaaaataatgaaaaagcagGCTTACTGTGACAACCTCAAAGGTAATAAAACaataagttttaattaaaaaaatgtgtggctTGTCATGTTTAATGAGAAAGCAAACTTTCCTGTGACATTCCCAAGAGATTCCTGTGGTGGAAAATTCATTGTTACAAGAGACTAAAGGTTCTTGAAGCTTTTTCTCTTAAGGTTATATCAATGAATTAGAATATCAATCCGgaattttgtttaaacatttatgagATGCCTTTTGATAATTCATGCTGAGTGAATGTTGCATGTTTCTAGTTCAACAAGCAGGGTACTCCAGTGCGTGAAAGCCCAAGACCTTCTAATCCAAAGCATGGTCGCTCCCGGTCATTTGGAGGCCTCATCAaggtctgtttttcttttaatcgaTTAAATTGTATTCCAGTACTTTAAATATGTGAGTACTTTAAACGAGAAATGTGTCATCGTTATGCCAAAACGTTCTAATTTCCTTAAACATTTTCAGAGAAAAGTTTTGGGGAATCAAGTTACAAATGAAAGAGCTGCATCTGGTATGAGCCAAACCAAAGACTTGAACAAGGAAAACGTAAGTTGCAACTAAACCCGAATCtgtaaggatttatttttagacatttttaataTGCAGTTGCATTTGGCTTACAGGTAAAACTTCCCATTACAGTACACTAAACTAACTTAATGCATTTGGGTAATATTATTAAACCATACTACCTTAATGTGTTAAAAGTAAACTTGAAGCAGTTTCAAccatagaataaaaaatttaacagatgttGGAATGAAACAGAGTAATTCATGAGACATCAGTTCAAACTTTTTATCAAACATCAATAATACATGTGGTATTAATATGGGATTTAAAGAGCACTTTTCACTTTGCATGTATATATTTATCCCTCAGATTTGTCATTAAATTTTTATGGTGCCTTCTTTCAGGGTCCTACATCTGTCAAAAGAACTCCTCTGCCTACAGCACAGCACTCTAGTTTAAGcctgtaaatttttattttgtaaattaattttagatCGGGTAGGGTAGTATTTATTTGGCTCAATTAACCAATCTGACCTCCTACTTGTTGACTATGCAAACAAGATGAATTTCCAAGCTGATAACATAAttacatgttatttttttcttttttttatcattattatttaattttaccagTTGCAATTGTAATCTGTTTAtgaaagatatataaaaaaggtcaaaagaaaaatattaaaaattgtctCAAGTGTTAAGCATCTACTTAGAAAAGTTAGAAATGGAATATGAATTTTGAAAAGGTCAAGCAGGAggttgaaggttttttttttttttttttttttttttgaacttGGGAGTTGGGAGATATCCAGAGATTCCGAGTTTTATATGCAGGTATGTGAATCTGACGGCCAGTGTATCCTAAAACATCATTGTAACATATTATATAATGGTTGCGTGCTATTTTGATGTACCGCTTGGTATGGATATAAGGAGTTTGAGATGTAATTGTGGTCTTATTTCAAATCTTGCTGGCTACACATCTAGTCACTGTTACTTAGAGTTGTTACACTGAACTGTTTGATATGTGAGGATTTTTAAGGTTTAATGTTGAAAATTGTACTTTTGGGGGTAAAAGGGAGATGAATGATGGTTGTTGCTGTATGTCTGTGATCAGAATGTGTCCTAGTTTACACTTAAAATTCAACAAGATATTCAACTTGTTTAGAGCCATGTTAAGTCCCCACCATtggattttaatttcttttcatgCTGTGATTGATGTATGCGCCATCACTCTGAAGCACACTGCACATAAATTATCCCAAGCTCAGGACAACCATTTACAAAAGAGTTGATTTAAAATCACCCTTGATTTATCATTGTGCTCAATGTAGACTTAAACTGACTCTTTAATTgggatctttttttcttcttctttttttttttaacgcaaTAGCATTTTGgtttgaacctttttttaaataggcaTTTTTAAACCAACTTTTAAAATGTGAATAAGCTTGAgccttttttattgttattatttagactattatTTCAAATGTGTATTGACAGTCTTGTGTTGTAAACTctgcttttatttcttaaactactgcctattttttttctttaaggagTTAACCACTTATTAATTTGatcaatttttaaattatttcttttaattattttacatgtgAAAGTGtgctttgtttcattttttcatcTCTATATATCTGTGCCTTTTTTCAGTTGtactctttttttaatgttacaatGCATTATTCACATCTTACCTCCATCTTAACCAGTCATTAAAGCTAGTATAAGATTTCAGCTTAAATATGTGAATTAATGTTGATTTAAAGTCATAGCTGTATTGTACATTGTGAGTCTTCGGCTTTTGACATTAAATCAAGAGTATTCAAATCCCTCTTATCTATTGTTCTTAGTTTGAAATTTAATCTTTTACATTATatctattttatatttgtgcAAATTATAATTTTCTATTTTACCCATTTGTatcatacaataataaaattgtaggGGGAAGGACCAAAAGCTGCTCTTCTTATGAGATTAGATTATGATCTGCAATAAATACAGAACTTTGCCAGAGCCCCTAAagcaaactttatttttataatttccaTTCACCTGGCCTGGGTTGGGCTCATTGTGTTGATTCAAGGCAAACACTTATTAAATCAGTATTTTATAAGGTAATGTCAAGGCTCATGGATCCAGAACCTACACAGTAGTCTTTGCAGTTAGAGGCTGCTGAAGTGATTACATCTAAAACTATTACATCACCACCTGGCTTTATCTATGCAAATGGGTCGGAGCCGTCTATTTGATAATGACTGCAGTGATTCATAcggttcagctggcaacaagttatttaaccctaactgatgcggTGAGTAGTTTCTTATTTCTGAAACAACCAGAAACATTTCTGAACAAAAAGtttatgtggtctgatgagtttagaTTTACCCTGTTCTAGAGTGATGGGTGCACCAGGGAAAGAAGAGAGAcggaaaaagtgatgcactcATCATGACTAGTGCCTGTTATACAGACCTGTGGGGGCAATgttgtgatctggggttgcttcagttgctcaggttttggtttagcaacaacaacaaaaaaaagttcagcTGACAACCTAAATATAGTAAATGACCAGATTTTCATTCCTTCCTGGGGGCGTTGGCATATTCTAAGATACAACAATGCCAGGATTCTTAGGGTTCAAATTATTAATGCGGTTCAAAGAGGATGaggcatcattttcacacacagatTCCACCACGCTCACTTCAGGCCTTAACCATGGTTACACGGTTATATGTCCTGGAGCAGGCTTGATGCAGCGCTCCGACTCTCCCATTATCAATACTTaatcttggagagaaatgaaTGTTGTGACGTGGTATCAACTATGCCAaggctgtaatcaaagcaaaaggcgaTTCTGCAAAATGTTATAAGTTTTAAATATaagctataaaatataaatgtacaaaGTACAACATATtgtgcagtttatatatatatatatatagtataaaaaaGACTTAGCCTTCACTCCATACCTCACATAATGTTTCCTCATCCACAACCACTGCACTCATTGTACATAACCCTTCTCTGtgcacatgacacacacacacacacacatgtgtatatatatatatatatatatatactctctctctctctctatatatatatatatatatatatatatataatttgcatatataaacagtatatagagagtatatatatatatatatactctatatatactgtttatatatgcaaattattcTGCACTGTGAAAATGCACTTTTGGTTAAATGCTAACTgtatttcgttgccttgtaacTACATGCGCATTGACGATAAagtgaatctaatctaa containing:
- the arhgap19 gene encoding rho GTPase-activating protein 19; translation: MAAERDKEENKQRRRGTVCNILISQEMPQSQPVIFNPDFYVEKLRHEKPQVFTELLLSNISRLIDLPGAEFAQLQGEAELKLPTSTGFLRLPNFLKRKEKGVIFGAPLTEEGIAQIYQLIEYLGKNLHVEGLFRVPGNSIRQQALRELLNSGADVDLDTGDYHPHDAATLLKAFLGELPEPLLTHRHYHAHLKIAEITLFDEKGNKTSVPNKERQLEALQLLFMLLPPANRSLLKLLLDLLYQTAKQQEKNKMSAFNLALMFAPHIIWPKNVTANDLQDNMNKLNNGIAFLIKHSQKLFRAPAYIKDHARTLFPGPETPQSKDDLELCAGAGVRGLPSKRSSEEDCSGCQQHTQEALRDLFQHVSNMPESTKKKKLIRQFNKQGTPVRESPRPSNPKHGRSRSFGGLIKRKVLGNQVTNERAASGMSQTKDLNKENGPTSVKRTPLPTAQHSSLSL